The Lactuca sativa cultivar Salinas chromosome 2, Lsat_Salinas_v11, whole genome shotgun sequence genome includes a window with the following:
- the LOC111921762 gene encoding protein BTR1, giving the protein MGSADVGYASSNDGAQPAQSSPHKPQPSPPPASDYPDTTYLRFLASNAEAGSIIGKGGSTISDFQSRSNARIQLSRNYEYFPGTSDRIIMVSGTIDEVLDAVELILTKLLNEFYAEDGEEAEPRSKVRLIVPNGSCGGIIGKGGSMIKSFIEDSQANIKISPQDNNYIGMNDRLVTVAGTLQQQVQATSLILSRLSEDLYYVQSVGPPFPYAAPFYSVPNYGPNGAGKKFQNNKEDMSNSVTLGVADEHIGIVVGRSGRNITEISQISGARIKISERGDFINGTSDRKVTITGSQRAINVAEAMIMHKVASASSPPPAATTEN; this is encoded by the exons ATGGGATCGGCGGACGTTGGTTACGCGTCATCCAATGACGGAGCTCAACCGGCGCAATCTTCACCTCACAAACCGCAACCTTCTCCTCCTCCTGCTTCAG ACTACCCAGACACCACATACCTGAGGTTTCTCGCATCAAATGCTGAAGCTGGTTCAATCATTGGAAAGGGTGGATCAACAATCTCTGATTTCCAGTCACGATCCAATGCACGAATTCAGTTGTCTCGAAACTATGAATATTTTCCAGGAACTTCAGATAGGATCATCATGGTATCTGGAACTATTGATGAAGTTCTTGATGCTGTGGAACTTATCCTCACCAAGTTGCTGAATGAA TTTTATGCTGAAGATGGTGAGGAGGCTGAACCAAGATCAAAAGTTAGGCTAATTGTACCAAATGGCTCTTGTGGTGGAATCATTGGAAAGGGAGGATCTATGATAAA gtcattcattgaagattcacaAGCTAACATTAAGATATCCCCTCAAGATAACAACTATATTGGGATGAATGATAGGTTGGTAACAGTAGCTGGCACCTTACAGCAACAGGTGCAAGCTACTAGTCTGATTCTCTCAAGATTGTCTGAAGATCTTTACTATGTACAGTCTGTGGGTCCCCCGTTTCCATATGCTG CACCTTTTTACAGTGTACCAAACTATGGACCAAATGGTGCTGGTAAAAAGTTTCAGAACAATAAG GAAGATATGAGTAATTCAGTGACTCTGGGCGTTGCAGATGAGCATATAGGAATTGTGGTGGGCCGTAGTGGTAGAAATATAACAGAAATTAGTCAGATTAGTGGAGCTAGGATTAAGATATCTGAAAGAGGTGATTTCATAAATGGGACATCTGATAG GAAAGTAACGATTACTGGATCACAAAGGGCGATAAATGTAGCCGAGGCTATGATAATGCACAAGGTTGCATCGGCTTCATCTCCACCTCCAGCTGCGACTACTGAAAACTGA
- the LOC111921764 gene encoding putative glycine-rich cell wall structural protein 1 gives MANSKSKIIAIAFLVLFIVDLGFAARSSKKIDGQGGGGGGGQGGGGGGGSGVAENGQGSGSGYGSGSGSGYGSGGGGRGGGGGGGGGGGGGGGGGGGSASGSGSGSGYGSGSGSGYGSGSGKGGGGGGGGGGGGGGGGGGSGNGSGSGSGYGSGSGSGYGSGGGKNGGGGGGGSGGGGGGGGGRNGQGSGYGSGSGYGEGYGSGYGGDDDGGYKP, from the coding sequence ATGGCAAACTCAAAGTCAAAGATCATAGCCATTGCATTCTTGGTGTTATTTATTGTGGACCTTGGGTTTGCTGCTAGATCGTCTAAGAAGATCGATGGTCAAGGGGGAGGAGGTGGCGGTGGtcaaggaggaggaggtggtggtggttctGGTGTTGCAGAGAATGGCCAGGGTTCCGGGTCAGGTTATGGATCAGGGAGTGGCTCTGGATACGGAAGTGGTGGTGGAGgtagaggaggaggtggtggaggaggaggcggtggtggtggtggtggtggaggtggtggagggTCAGCAAGCGGTAGTGGATCAGGCTCAGGCTATGGGTCTGGAAGTGGTTCAGGATATGGTTCAGGTAGCGGCAAGggtggaggtggtggcggtggtggtggaggcggtggtggtggtggcggcggtggAAGTGGGAATGGGTCAGGAAGTGGTTCAGGGTATGGCAGTGGTAGTGGTTCTGGATATGGAAGTGGTGGCGGTaaaaatggtggtggtggtggtggtggtagcggcggcggtggaggtggtggaggtggccgTAATGGGCAAGGTTCAGGATATGGGAGCGGCTCTGGATATGGAGAGGGATATGGATCAGGATATGGAGGTGATGATGACGGTGGTTATAAACCATAA